CACGCCGTGGTTGACGTGCGCGAGAACGAGATCGTACTCGTCTTCGCGCGCGAGCCGGTCGAGCAGCGCGGCCAGCGCGACCGAGTCCGGCCCGCCCGAGCACGCGACGCACGCGCGCGCGCCGCGCGCGAAGCGGGCCGCGCCGCGCACCAGCGCGTCGAGCGCGCGTTCCGGGCGAGCGCCGCGCATACGCCTTCAGCTCCGCGCGGCGCTCACGGAACGATCGCGATCCCGAGCGGACCGTTCGTCGTCCCGGCCGGCGGCGCGCGAAATCCGGTTCCGCTCACGTCGATCCGGCTACCGTTCTTGTCGTAGACGGTGATCGTGCTGGTCGCGTAGTTCGCGACGTAGAACCAGCCGTTGCCCGGGCTCTGCGCGATCCCCAGCGGCGTGCGCGCGCCCGACCACGGCCGGCCGCCGGCGCAGCCGTAGTTCCCGGCGCGGCACGTTTGCGGAACCGGCGCACCGTGGCGGGTGAAGACGTGCACGCCGTGGTCGTCGTCGGTGACGTAGAGGTTGCCGCTGGCAGCGTCTTGCGCGATCCCGACCGCGCCGACCGGAACCGTCCACGCGTCGACCGCGTTGCCGCGCGCGTCGTACGCTTCGACGCGGTTGTAGCCGGCGTCCGCGACGTACACGCGCGCGCCGCGCGGGTCGGCGAGGATCCCGTACGGCAGCTTCGGCGCGACGCCTTCGCGCTCGTTCCAGGTGCCGCTCGTCGCGAGCTGGTTGCCGTCGAGGTCGTACGCGGTGAGCGGCGCTTCGAGGTTGCCCGCGAGCAATCGGTCGTGCGCGGCGTCGTACGCGATCCCCGCGGGCGAGCTGAGGTTCGGAAAGCCGCCCGGCGTCTCGACGCGGTTGCCCTCGAGATCGAACGCCACGATCGCGTCGCCGAACTCCTGCGCTGCGTACAAGCGCTCCAGGCGCGGAACGTACGCCAGACCGGTCGCGCCGCACAGGCCGCGAAAATCGCCGCCGACGTCGATCGGGTTTCCTTGCTCGTCGAAGACCGCGATCGAGCCCGACTCGCTCGCGCCCGCGCACGGCCGTCCGCCGAGATGGTTCGCGACGTAGACGCGCGGCGCGTTGCGCGCGACGACGCTCAGCCGCAGCTTCGCGCTCAGCGTCGAACCGCCGAGGGTCGTCGCCGTCGCGGTGAGCGCGACCGGCTCGGAGGGCACGTAGCTCACCGCGCGCACGACGAACGCGTGCGAGTTGCCGGCCGCGGGAACGCCGCTCGACCACAGCTCGGGAACCGCGGACGTCAGCGCGAGCCGCGGCGCGCCGGCGCCGACGACGTACGCGCCGCCGGCGTCGGTCGCGGCGGCGAAAAACGTGCGGTCGAACTTCGAGAGGCCGTCGGCTTTGTAGAAACCGTAGAGCTCGAAGCCCGCGCCCTGCGTCCCTTGCACGTCCTGGTTCGGCGCCGGCAGCACCGCGATCCCGGCCGGAACTCCTTCGAGCGCGAGATGCACCGCGTTCGCGCGGCCGAGCGTGACCGTGAACGGAAAGCGCGCGACGATCTCCGCGCCGGGTGCGACGTATTCGGGCGCGATCTCGTCGCGCGCCGCGTTGGCGGCGTACGGGATGACGTTCGCGGCGGCGAGATCGAAGACGTGCGCGCCCGGCGTGAGCTCGAGCACGAGCGCGCAGGTCGCTTGCGCGGTGCGCGGCGCGCTGGTGCAGCCCGGCGCGCCGCTCGCGAGGCTCAGCGTCGCGGTCTGCTGCGCCGGCGTGCCGCGGTCGATGGTGAGCGCGAGCGCGGCGGGCGCGCCCGCGTGCGGCAGCTTGACCGCGAACGTCACGCTCGTCCGCGCGCTCGGCGCGACGTTCGTCTCGTTGCCGTCGGGCTGCGCCGCGGAGAGCGGGAGCGCCCGAACCCCGCCGGCGCAGCTCGCGAGCAGCAGCGCGGTGAGCGCGACGACCGACCCGCGCACCCGCCCGGCGCTCATCGTGCGACCGAGCGCGCGATCTCGCGTTGGACGTCGCGCGCTTGAATGTCGCGGCGGCGGTCCCACAGCTTCTTCCCGCGCACCAGCGCCAGCTCGATCTTCACCCGCCCGTTCTTGAAGTAGAGCCGCCACGGGACGAGGGTGAGCCCTTTCTCGGCGGCGCGCCCGGCGAGCCGTTCGATCTGCTCCCGGTGCAGCAATAGCTTGCGCGGGCGGTTCGGCTCGTGGTTGAAGTGCGAGGCTTCCTTGTACGGCGGGATGGTCAGGTTCACCAGGTACAGCTCGCCGTCGCGCAGGCGCGCGAACGCCTCGTTGATCGAGAGGTTGCCGCGCCTGATCGACTTGATCTCGCTGCCTTGCAATGCGAGGCCGGCCTCGAGCGATTCGAGCTTCTCGTACTCGTGGCGCGCGCGGCGGTTGTCGAGCGAGGGCTCCGGCGCTTTCGCCGCGCGCTCCGCTTTGGCGGCCGCGCGCGCCTGCTTCATCTTCGCCATCTAGTTGCTTCGGTCGGGGATGCCGAGGCTCTCCTTCGCCAGCGGCCCCTTCGAGACGAACGACCCTTCGGCGGTCGCGAGCACGGTGCCGCCGGCGAGCGCGACCGCGGATTCGAGCGCAACGACGTGGCGGCGCTGCCACTTCACGCGTCCGGTGACGACGAGGTGCTCGCCGAGCGGAACCGGCGCGCGAAAGCGCATCTGCATCGCCGCGGTCATCCCGCGCAGGCCGAGCTCGCCGCACGCGTAGGCCATCGCTTCGTCGAGCAGCATCATCACCACGCCGCCGTGCGCGCTGCCGCGCCAGCCTTGAAAGCGCGGCGGCAGCGTGACGTGCGCGCGCACCGCCCCTTCGCCGGCGCGCTCGAAGCGCAGGTGCAGCCCTTCGGAGTTGTACGGCCCGCAGACGAAGCACCGGCCGTCGTCGATCGGCGCTGCGCCGGTCATTTCTTCTTTTTCTTCGGCCCCGGCGTCCCGGACGGCGCGGGGCTCGGCGAGGGGCGGCCGTACGCGCCGTCGTCGATCTTCTTCAGCAGCGTGCTCGCGTACGCGACGTCGGTCCCCGCGCTGATCGAGGCTTTGAGGACGCGCCGCGCGTCGTCGGGCTTCTTCTCGTCGAGGTAGATGCGCGCCAGCAGCGTGTAGCCGTGCTGGCCCGCTTCGCCGACGTGGCCCACGTCGGCTTGCAGTCCGCGCGTCGCGTAGTCGATCGCCGCGTTGTACTGGCCCAGGTCGTGCATCAGCGAGGCGAGGTGAAAGTAGATGTCGGCGTAGTCGGGGACGAGGTTCGGCACGTCGATGATGGTGGTGAGCGCGCGCTGCGGGTCTTTCAAGTCGATCTGGTAGATGCGCGCGAGGTACTCGCGCGCCAGCACGTTTTGCGGGTCGCTGCCGAGCGCCGTGACGAACTCGGTCTTGGCGCGGTTCGCGCTGCGCTCCGACTCGCGCATGATCCCCAAGCCGGTGTGCGCGGCTTGCGAGACGGGATCGAGGCCGACGGCGGCGTTCAGCTCTTCGCGCGCGTCGAGGTTGCGGTCGCGCCCGGTGAGCGAGGCGAACATGTACGAGAAGCCGAGCCGCACGTGCGCGAGCGCGCTCTTGGGATTCTTCGCCAGCGCGTCTTCCTCGGCGTTGACCAAGCCGTCGAGCTCGCCGGGCGTCTGCGCGGCGGTCGCGTTGAGGAACGACATGGCGAGCGTGTTGTCGGGGATGACGGCGAGCGCGGCCTCGAAGCCCTTCCGCGCCGACGCGAAGTCGCGGCCGTAGAACGCGCGCAGCCCTTCGCCGAGCGCCGCGGTGAACGCGGGGTTGGCGTAGTCGTTGCGCGCGCCCGCGGACGGAGCGGCGGGCGCAGCGGCGGCTCGCGGCGCGGGAGTCGCCGCCGCGCTCGCGAGCGGGAGCGCGCACGACGCGGCCAGGGCGAGCGAAACGAGGGAACGGCGCAGCACAACGCGTTCTCGTTCAAGTCGCGCGGGCCGACTTCCGCCCGGCAGGTTCTCAGGCGGTCGCGACGAGCCGAATCTTCACCGGCCGACGAGGAGGCGGCGGGCGAGCGCGTCGGGGAGCCGGGCCGAAGCGATCTTCTCCTGGACGCGCTCGATCGGGTACGGGACGCGGTTGATCGTCACCGTGCGCGCCGCCGAGTCGTAGATCCCGAACGAGGCGCGCGGGTTGAGGTCGCGCGGCTGGCCGACGCTCCCGACGTTGATCAAGTAGCGAACGCCTTCCTCGAGCGCGATCTCGCCGCCGTTCTGCAAGTGCTCGTGATCGATCCGCCCGTCCGGGCGTTGCGCGTAGTACTCGGCGATGTGCGTGTGGCCGATGAAGATCAGCGGCGCGTCGGTGGCGTTGAAGGCGCGCGCCGCGGCGGCTTTGTCGAGGATGTACTCGAAGTAGTTGACCGGCGCGCCGTGCACCAGCAGAAACTCCGGCATGCGGAACTCGTAGCCGAGCGAGTCCAGCCAGGCCAGGTTCTCGGCGCTCAGCACGCTCTGCGTCCAGCGCATCGCCTCGCGCGCCGCCGGGTTGAAGTACGCCAAGCCGAAGTTGTCGATCGCCGCGACGTCGTGGTTGCCGAGCACGGTCGCGGTCGCGCGCCCGCGGATCCGCTCGACGCACTCGTTCGGATTCGGCCCGTAGCCGACGATGTCGCCCAGGCACAGCAGCGCGTCGTCCTCGCGCAACGCCCCGAACACCGCCTCGAGCGCCTCGATGTTCGAGTGCACGTCGGAGACGACCCCGTATCTCATTTTAACGGCGCTCCGCCCCGGGCTGCGCGCCCCCCACGCAAAGCGTGGGACCCCCGGGTCCGACCTCGCAACAACATGGTCGGCGGTGCACGATGGTCCTGCGCTCGGTCCATCGCCATTGTCGTGTCTGCGCTCGGTCCATCACCATCATCGCAGATCATCGGACAGCTTTCTCGCGCACGCGGTCGAGCGCCTCGGCGAAGCGCTCGGCGAAGCGCGCGCGCTCGGCGGCCGTGCCGACCGTCACCCGGATGTAGCCGTCGATCGGCGGCGCCCACGGCTTGCGCACGAACACGCCGAGCTGGAGCAGCGTCGCCAGCATCGCCTCCGCTTCGGACACGGGTCCGATCCCGATGCAGACGAAGTTCGTCGACGAGGGCAGCGAGGGCAGCCCGTGCCGCGCCGCGAGCGCGTGGTACTCCTCGCGCCCGCGCTCCACTTCGGCGACGACGCCGCGCAGGAACGCCTCGTCACCCAGCGCGGCGAGCGCGCCGATCTGCGCGGTGCGGTTGACGCCGAAGTGCAGCCGCAGCTTCTGAAACGTGGTGACCGTCTCGGCCGAGCAGAGCGCGTAGCCGATCCGCGCGCCGGCCATCCCGTACGCTTTCGAAAAGGTGCGGGTGCGGATGACGCGCGGGTCGATGACGTCTTCGGGAAGCTCGTCGCGCGGGATGAAGTCGGCGTACGCTTCGTCGAGAAACAGCAGCACGTCGTCGGGGAGCGCGGCGCGCAGCGCCGCGATCTGCGCGCGCCCGACGAAGCCGCCCGACGGGTTGTCGGGGTTCGCGACGTAGACCAGCTTCGCGCCGGAGCGCTCGACCGCGTCGACGATGTTCTGCGCGACGATCCCGCCGCGCGCGTCGGGGTCGGCGAACTCGGCCCGCGCGCCGAACGCGTTCAGGTGGTAGAACAGCGTCGGGTACGTCCCGCGCGTCGCGACGCACGGATCGCCCGGGGCGCAGAACGCGCGCACGATCAGCCCCATCAAGTCGTCGATCCCGCTGGCGACGACGATCTCTTCGACCGCGCAGTTGTGGCGCGCGGCGAGCCCCGAGCGCAGCTCGAGCGACTCCGGGTCGCCGTACCACGAGGTCAGGGCGACGGCGTCGCGCATCGCGGCGATCGCGCGCGGCGAAGGGCCGAACGCGCTCTCGTTCGCGCCGAGCCGCAACACCTCGTGCAGCCCGATGCGGCGCGCCAGCTCTTCCGGCGCGACGAACGGCGTCGAGGGCGGAACGGCGGCGACGAGCGGGATCGGCTGCGGGCGGCGCGGCGTCACGGTTGTCCGACCCGGATGCGGTCGACGACGTTGCGAATCCCGCTCGTCCCGCGCGCCGCCGTGACGATCGTCGCCTTCGTCTTGCGGTCGGCGACCGCGCCGGTCAGCGTCGCCACGCCGCGGTCGACGTGGACCGAGACGTTCTGCGGCCCGAGCTGCGCGGTGATCGCGGTCTCGACGCGCGCCGCGAGCGCGACGTCACCGACCTGCTGGCGCAGCTGCGGCGCGCGCGGGTCGATCCGCAGCTCGTCGACGACCCGCACCACGCCCGAGCTGGCGCGCGCAGCGCCGGCCAGCTTGTTCTTCGTCGCCGCATCGCGGACGCGGCCGCGCAAGACGACGACCCCGTCGCGCGCGGCAACGCCGACCGTCGCGGCGGAGTCCGGGTCGGCCGCGGTGAGCGCCGACTTCACCTCGGCGATCAGCAGCGCGTCCTTCAGCACCGAGGTCGCCGGCCGGGTCCCGAACGGCTGCGGCATCTTCTGCTGTGAGGTGCGGGTGCAGCTCGCCAGCAGCAGCGCCGCGGCGAGCGCGAGCGCCCGCCTCACCCCGCACCGCCGTAGCGGAAGACGGTGACCGGCGCGCCGGCTTCGATCCGCGCCGGCTCGGGACCGACGACGACGTAGCCGTCGGCGCGGGCGAGCAGGCTGGTGTGCGAGGAGCGAATCGTCAGCGGCCGCGCGGCGCCGCCTTCGAGCAGCGCCGGAACATACCACGTCCAGCCGGGCCGGCCGGGGAACGGCGCCGCGGCGAGGGCGGCGACCCCCGCGCGGCGCGGCTCGCGTTCGCCGGTCAGCGTGCGGAAGACGGCCGAGGCGATCGCGTCGAGGATCGTCAGCGCGCTGGTCGGGTTGCCGGGGAGCCCGATCACCGGCTGCGCGCCGACCGCGGCGAGCACCGTGGGCTTCCCCGGCTTCACCCGCATGCCGTGCACGACGACCCCGGGGGCGCCGAGCGCGTCGATCGCCGCCGGGACGTGGTCGCGCGCGCCCACCGAAGACCCGCCGGTGAGGACCACCGCGTCGGCGGCCTGGAGCCCCTCGGCGATCCGGGCGCGGATCGCGGCGACCTCGTCGATCCCGTGCGGGAGGTGGACGACCTCGCAGCCGAGCCCGATCAGCCCGCCCGCGATCGCCCAGCGGTTCGAGTCGCGGACCTGGCCGGTCCCGGGGCGCGCGCCCACGTCGACCAGCTCGTCGCCGGTCGAGACGATCGCCACCCGCGGGCGGCGGAACACCTCGACCGCGGTCCGGCCCAGCGTCGCGAGGACCGAGAGCTCGGGCGCGCCGATCCGCCGGCCGGCCGGCAGGACGAGGTCCCCCGGCGCCATGTCCTCGCCCCGCGGGGTGAAGTAGTCGCGCGGCTGCGGCGCCGCCGTCGCGTAGAGCAGGCCGTCGCGCTCCTTGGAGTCCTCGACCGGCAGGACGGCGTCGGCGCCCGGCGGGAGGACGCCGCCGGTCGGGATCCGCATCGCGTCGCCGGGCCGCACCGGGCCGGGCGGGGCGTGGCCCATCCGAATCGTTCCGCTGATCCGGCGCGGCGTGTCGGCATCGGCCGAACGGACCGCGAAGCCGTCCATCGTCGAGCGGTCGTCGGCCGGGTAGGGTGCCTCGGCGACGGCGTCGGCGGCCAGGATGCGGCCGAAGGCGGCGTCCAGCGCGATGTGCTCGGTCCCTAGCGGCCGCAAGCGGACGGCCTCGAGGTAGCGGGCCACCGCTTCGTCGGGCCCGAGGAGCCGTTCGGTTTCGAAAGTCGCCCCCGGGCGCAGCGTTCGCATCGGCGGAGGTTTCGACGCGGAGGGGGCGTCCGCCATCGCGAACGCGGCGCGCTGTGCTGAACCTGGAGCTGTTGCGGCGCGAGCCCGACCACGTCCGCGCCGCGACGCGCCGCCGCGGGCTTGGCGCCGAGTTCGTCGACCGCATCCTCGAGCTCGACCGCGAGCGCCGGGCCGCGATCACCCGCGCCGAGACGCACAAGGCCGAGAAGAACGCGCTCAGCGCGCAGATCGCCAAAGCCGCCGACAAGAAAGCCGCCGCGGCGGAACTGCGCCCGAAGATCGCCGAGCTCGACCGGCTCGTCGCCGACGCGGGCACGCAGCTGCCGGCGCTCGAGCAGCAGATCGACGCCGAGCTCTCGCAGATTCCGAACCTGCTCGACGGCTCGGTCCCCGACGGTTCGGACGAACATGCGAACAAAGAGATGCGGCGCTGGGGCGAGCCGCCGCGGTTCGATTTCACGCCGAAACCGCACTGGGAGCTCGGCGAAACGCTCGGGATCCTCGACTTCGAGCGCGCGGTGAAGATCGCGGGCTCGCGTTTCGCGATCCTGCGCGGCGCCGGCGCGCGGCTCTCGCGCGCGCTCGCGCAGTTCTTTCTCGACCGCGCGGCGCGCAACGGCTACCTGGAGATCAACCCGCCGGCGCTGGTGAACCGCGAGACGATGTGGTCGACCGGACAGCTCACGAAGTTCTCGGATCAAATGTACGCCTTCGAGGGCGACGGGCCGGGCGAGGAGCTGTACCTGATCCCGACCTCGGAAGTGCCGCTCACCGCGATGCACCGCAACGAGATCCTGCCCGGTGCGGAGCTGCCGCTGCGCTACGCGGCGTTCACGCCGTGCTTTCGCAAAGAGGCCGGCGCCGCCGGGCGCGACACGCGCGGGCTCATTCGGATGCACCAGTTCGAGAAGGTCGAGCTGGTCTGGATCACCACGCCGGAACGCTCGTTCGACGATCTCGAGACGCTCACGCGCAACGCCGCGGGCCTCTACGAAGAGCTCGGGATCGCGCACCGCGTGATGCTGCTGTGCGCCGGCGACACCGGGTTCAACGCCGCGAAGACGTACGATGTCGAGGCGTGGCTACCGGGCGCGAACGCGTACCGCGAGATCAGCTCCTGCTCGAACATCGGCGACTTTCAAGCCCGCCGGCTGCAGATGCGCTTTCGCCGCGACGCGACCGCGAAAGCCGAGCTGGTGCACACGCTCAATGGCTCGGGCGGCGCGCTCGGCCGCACGCTGGTCGCGGTGCTCGAGAACTATCAGCGCGCCGACGGCGGCGTGAACGTGCCCGAAGCGCTGCAGCCGTTCGCGGGCTTCGCCTCGATCGAGCCCGACGGCTCGACAAACTGATGGACGACGTCGTTGCGCGCGCCGTCGCGGTGCTGCGCGGCGGCGGGGTCGTGGCGATTCCGACCGAGACGGTGTACGGGCTGGCCGCGGACGTCGAGAATCCCGCCGCGATCGCGCGCGTGTTTGCGATCAAGGGACGGCCGGCGGAGCATCCGCTGATCGTGCACGCGCACGACGTCGATGCGCTCGGAGGGTTCGTCGCGGAGGTGACGCCGGAGCTGCGCGCGCTCGCGGCGCGGTTTTGGCCTGGGCCGCTCACCGCGGTCGTCGCGCGCGGGCCCCGCACGCCGCGCAGCGTGACCGGCGGACAGGACACCGTCGCGGTGCGCGTCCCGGAGCATCCGCTCGCGCGCGAAATTCTCGCCGCGTTCGGGGGTGCGGTGGCGGCGCCGTCGGCGAACCGCTTCGGACGCATCTCGCCGACGAGCGCGGAGCACGTGCGCGCGGATCTCGGCGACGCGGTCGACCTCATCGTCGACGGCGGTCCGGCGCGCGTCGGCGTCGAGTCGACGATCGTCGATCTGACCGGCGAGGTTCCGGCGGTGCTGCGCGCCGGCGCGATCACGCCCTCGCAGCTCGGCGAAGCGCTCGGAACGGCCGTCGTCACGCGCGTCGGCGGAGCGGTTCGCGCGCCGGGGACGCTTCGTGCGCACTACGCGCCGCGCGCGCGCGTCGTTCTCGCCGAGCAACGCGCGCGCGAGGACGAAGCACGACGGCTGGCTGCGAGCGGCGAGCGCGTCGCGGTGCTGACGCTTCCCGACGATGCCGCGGCCGCCGCGCGCACGCTCTACGCGACGCTGCGCGCGCTGGACGCCGAAGGCTACGACGCGATCGTCGCGACGCTGCCGCCGGACACCGAACCGAACGCCGCGGTGCGCGACCGGCTCACGCGCGCGGCCGCGGCGGGCTAGCGCGCTAAGCCTGCCGGACAGCGCGCCGGGACGGCGTCGTTCCGAACGTAGAGCGTCGTGCGAGCATCCAGCTTCTCGGCCGGGGTGTAGCGCGCGCGGATTCGCGCCAGCGTCGCATCGCGCGTCTGCGGATCGCACCACGGGCCGCAGGTTCGAGCGACGATCCAGCGCGGCCGCGCACAGTCGACGATCCGCGCCAGCTCGCCGGCACCGGAGAGGCCGAGCATCGGCCACAGCGCGCGGTTCAAGAGGTTTGAGGTGAGCGGGTACTTCGTCGGCGGGGCGACGCCGAGCCGGTCGTACGCGAGCGGGGTGATCTCCATGAACCATGCGCCGTCACGCGCGAGCGGGACGCCGTGCAGCCGCGCGATGATGCGGTCGACCTCGGATATCCGCCAGTCGTGCACGCCGCGCACGTCACGCATCCAGGCGATGCGCAGCGAGGAGTTCACTTCGAAATAGCCGTGCAGCCCGAACGCGAGCAGGCACGCGAGAACCGGAACGGCGGCCCCGAACCGCACGCGGCGCGCCAGCGCGTCGGCGCCGATTCCGCCGAGCGCGGCGAGCGGCGCAACCAGCGGAAGAAACTGACGCAGGTCGTACTCGCCGACCGCGACCAGCGCGAGCACGTCGGCGGCGAGCCACAGCGTGAAGACGCCGACCCAACCGGCGCTGCGCAGCGCCGCGAACGGCGCGAGCTCCAGCGCGGGCGCAAGCATCCGCAGCTCAACCGCAAACGGCCGCGGCGCCGCCGATGTTGCGCCGCGCGAGGCGATTCGCCGCAACGTCGCGCCCACGTTCGCGTCCCATAGCTCGCCGAAGCGGTGCGCGAGCGCGTACAGCAGCGCTTCGAGCGCGTACGGCGCGGCGAACGCGGCGGCGAACGGCGCGAGCGCGCGCCAGCCGCCCGCGCGCAACGCAACCAACACGGCGACCACGGCGAACGGCGCCGCGCTGAGCTTCATCTGCACCGCGGCGGCGGCGAGGAGCCCCGCGAGCGCCGCGCGCGACGCGTTCGGACGGCCTGCGAGCGCGAGCAGCGAGCCCGCTGCAAACGGCGCGATCAGCAGCTCCGCGTCGCCCAGCAGTCCGTCGTTCTCGATCGAGCAGCAGGCATACAGCACCGCCGCGACGATGCCGGCGCGTTCGCCGTCGGGAATCGTCCGCGCGACCAGCCGCCACAGCAGCAGCGACGTCGCGCAGGCGGCGAGGAGCCCCAGCAGCGCCGCCGCCCGCGAGCCGTCGACCGCGACCGCAAGCGCGAGCGCGTACAGCGCGAACAGCCCCGGCGGCTTGTACTCCCAGACCGTCGTGTACGGAAGCGCGCCGTGCAGCAGCGCGCGCGCTCCCAGCACGTACGCGCCGACGTCCCCGTCGTCGTTTCCCTCCAAGAACGGGTGCATGCGGACGCACGCGGTCAGCACGACCAGCAAGATCGCGACGGCCGTTCGGCTCACCTCGCCTTGAAACGAGGCGAGTGGCGCTATTTCCTGGTGTGCTCTTGCGGGCGCCCGCTCGCCGGGATGCGGCGATCGTCGCGGCCGGGAAGAAGGCTACGGTGTTCCGCCGCCTGCTCGCGCTTGTTGCCGCCGCGCTGATCGCGCTCCCGTGCTCGGGCGCCGCCGCGCCCGCACCGCGCCGCGCGCCGGCGCCCGCGTCGCTCGGCGCGCTCGACGTCATCGCGCTCGAGATCTGCTACACGACCGTGCTCGCGCGCTACTACCAGCCGGTCGATCCCGCGACGCTGCTGGCGGGCGCACGCGGCGCGATCGTCGCGTACTTGGTCTCGCGCGGCATCGCCAATCCCAACGTGCCGCCGGCTTCGGCGCACGCCGACCGCTATCGCGCGGAGGGTGAGATCGACCGCGACGTCGGGCTCGCCGTCGCGCGCTACGGGACGCGCGTGCGCAC
This window of the Candidatus Eremiobacterota bacterium genome carries:
- the smpB gene encoding SsrA-binding protein SmpB, coding for MKQARAAAKAERAAKAPEPSLDNRRARHEYEKLESLEAGLALQGSEIKSIRRGNLSINEAFARLRDGELYLVNLTIPPYKEASHFNHEPNRPRKLLLHREQIERLAGRAAEKGLTLVPWRLYFKNGRVKIELALVRGKKLWDRRRDIQARDVQREIARSVAR
- a CDS encoding PaaI family thioesterase, with the translated sequence MTGAAPIDDGRCFVCGPYNSEGLHLRFERAGEGAVRAHVTLPPRFQGWRGSAHGGVVMMLLDEAMAYACGELGLRGMTAAMQMRFRAPVPLGEHLVVTGRVKWQRRHVVALESAVALAGGTVLATAEGSFVSKGPLAKESLGIPDRSN
- a CDS encoding metallophosphoesterase family protein, with amino-acid sequence MRYGVVSDVHSNIEALEAVFGALREDDALLCLGDIVGYGPNPNECVERIRGRATATVLGNHDVAAIDNFGLAYFNPAAREAMRWTQSVLSAENLAWLDSLGYEFRMPEFLLVHGAPVNYFEYILDKAAAARAFNATDAPLIFIGHTHIAEYYAQRPDGRIDHEHLQNGGEIALEEGVRYLINVGSVGQPRDLNPRASFGIYDSAARTVTINRVPYPIERVQEKIASARLPDALARRLLVGR
- a CDS encoding aminotransferase class I/II-fold pyridoxal phosphate-dependent enzyme; the encoded protein is MTPRRPQPIPLVAAVPPSTPFVAPEELARRIGLHEVLRLGANESAFGPSPRAIAAMRDAVALTSWYGDPESLELRSGLAARHNCAVEEIVVASGIDDLMGLIVRAFCAPGDPCVATRGTYPTLFYHLNAFGARAEFADPDARGGIVAQNIVDAVERSGAKLVYVANPDNPSGGFVGRAQIAALRAALPDDVLLFLDEAYADFIPRDELPEDVIDPRVIRTRTFSKAYGMAGARIGYALCSAETVTTFQKLRLHFGVNRTAQIGALAALGDEAFLRGVVAEVERGREEYHALAARHGLPSLPSSTNFVCIGIGPVSEAEAMLATLLQLGVFVRKPWAPPIDGYIRVTVGTAAERARFAERFAEALDRVREKAVR
- a CDS encoding BON domain-containing protein yields the protein MRRALALAAALLLASCTRTSQQKMPQPFGTRPATSVLKDALLIAEVKSALTAADPDSAATVGVAARDGVVVLRGRVRDAATKNKLAGAARASSGVVRVVDELRIDPRAPQLRQQVGDVALAARVETAITAQLGPQNVSVHVDRGVATLTGAVADRKTKATIVTAARGTSGIRNVVDRIRVGQP
- a CDS encoding molybdopterin molybdotransferase MoeA, translated to MRTLRPGATFETERLLGPDEAVARYLEAVRLRPLGTEHIALDAAFGRILAADAVAEAPYPADDRSTMDGFAVRSADADTPRRISGTIRMGHAPPGPVRPGDAMRIPTGGVLPPGADAVLPVEDSKERDGLLYATAAPQPRDYFTPRGEDMAPGDLVLPAGRRIGAPELSVLATLGRTAVEVFRRPRVAIVSTGDELVDVGARPGTGQVRDSNRWAIAGGLIGLGCEVVHLPHGIDEVAAIRARIAEGLQAADAVVLTGGSSVGARDHVPAAIDALGAPGVVVHGMRVKPGKPTVLAAVGAQPVIGLPGNPTSALTILDAIASAVFRTLTGEREPRRAGVAALAAAPFPGRPGWTWYVPALLEGGAARPLTIRSSHTSLLARADGYVVVGPEPARIEAGAPVTVFRYGGAG
- the serS gene encoding serine--tRNA ligase, with product MLNLELLRREPDHVRAATRRRGLGAEFVDRILELDRERRAAITRAETHKAEKNALSAQIAKAADKKAAAAELRPKIAELDRLVADAGTQLPALEQQIDAELSQIPNLLDGSVPDGSDEHANKEMRRWGEPPRFDFTPKPHWELGETLGILDFERAVKIAGSRFAILRGAGARLSRALAQFFLDRAARNGYLEINPPALVNRETMWSTGQLTKFSDQMYAFEGDGPGEELYLIPTSEVPLTAMHRNEILPGAELPLRYAAFTPCFRKEAGAAGRDTRGLIRMHQFEKVELVWITTPERSFDDLETLTRNAAGLYEELGIAHRVMLLCAGDTGFNAAKTYDVEAWLPGANAYREISSCSNIGDFQARRLQMRFRRDATAKAELVHTLNGSGGALGRTLVAVLENYQRADGGVNVPEALQPFAGFASIEPDGSTN
- a CDS encoding threonylcarbamoyl-AMP synthase; amino-acid sequence: MDDVVARAVAVLRGGGVVAIPTETVYGLAADVENPAAIARVFAIKGRPAEHPLIVHAHDVDALGGFVAEVTPELRALAARFWPGPLTAVVARGPRTPRSVTGGQDTVAVRVPEHPLAREILAAFGGAVAAPSANRFGRISPTSAEHVRADLGDAVDLIVDGGPARVGVESTIVDLTGEVPAVLRAGAITPSQLGEALGTAVVTRVGGAVRAPGTLRAHYAPRARVVLAEQRAREDEARRLAASGERVAVLTLPDDAAAAARTLYATLRALDAEGYDAIVATLPPDTEPNAAVRDRLTRAAAAG